Within Atribacteraceae bacterium, the genomic segment CCGGAGTCCCCTGAATCTCATATCTCCGAATTAGCCGGGAAAGCATTCGTGCCGCCGGTGCTCGGAAATGTTTTTAATGGAAAAACTTTTACAATATCCCTTTGATGTCGAACTTTCCGAAGCAAAAAAAATCCAGGATGAATTACGCTCCAGGATGTCTTGGCGTTTTCCCTTCCGCCGGGAGGCGGTGAGGAGGATCGCCGGGGTCGACGTCTCCTATCCTGAGAAGGGATGCGCCTGTGCCGGTATCGTCATTCTTTCCTATCCCTCTCTGGCGGTCGAAGAACTGGTGGTTTCTCGGGGAAAGTCTTTATTTCCCTATATTCCCGGTTATTTGTCCTTCCGGGAAGGACCAGTCATTACGGAAGCTTTCGGCCGATTGAAGAACTTTCCCCAGATCGTTTTTTTTGATGGACAAGGCTTGGCTCACCCCCGCCGCTTTGGCTTGGCCTGTCACTTGGGGGTGCTCTATGACCTGGTCGCCATCGGGATAGCCAAGAAACCACTGGTCGGTTCATATCAAAATCCCCGGAACGTACGTGGGGCATTTGCTTGGATTGTGGATCGGGGGGAGCGGGTGGGCGCCGCGGTGCGCACCCGCTCTGGTACCCAGCCGGTGTTCGTTTCACCGGGACACCGCATTGGTCTGAGGCAGGCGGTGGATTGGACCATGGCGGTGACCGGGAAATACCGGATTCCGGAGCCAACCCGCCTGGCCCACATACAGGCGGGGAATATTGAGAAAAGGTTCGGAAAAGGTTGAAGGATATGGGAAAAAGAGTTGGCAATGCGTAAAGCGGGGGTGAAAGATGAACACCGGACAGAACCCATTGCACAACAGTTTTTCGGATAATGATCAGGCCGCCGGGCAAGACAAAGTGGTCATCACCGTGGTGGGCAAAGATCGCGTGGGGATCATCGCCGCCGTGACGGGACTCTTGGCGGACCATGGAGTCAACATTGAAGACATCACCCAGAAAATATTAGGTGAGTATTTTACCATGATCCTGGTTGGCGACGTTTCGAACAGCGATCTCTCGCCCGGTCTATTGCGGGAGCGGCTCATCGACCGAGGCCGCGAGATCGGGGTCGATGTCTACCTCCAGCATGCTGCGGTATTCCGGGCCATGCACAGAATCTAATTATTACGGGAGGTTCTCTGTGCTCTTTGACCGTTCGGAAATCCTGGAAACCCTCCGGATGCTTGAAATTGAAAATCTTGATGTTCGGACCGTCACGCTGGGCATGAACGTTTGTGACTGCCGGCAAGACACATTTGCTGGAACGGTCCACCGGGTCGCGGACAAAATCAGACGGATTGCCGGAGGACTCAGTGAGACAGTCGATGAGGTCTCAGAGCTTTACGGGATCCCGGTCGTGAACCGGCGTATCGCTATCACTCCCTTTTCCCTTCTCTTGCGGGGCGATGAAGGAGAAAAGGACTTGGTTGCCGGAGCACAGACAATCGATGGTTTGGCCCGGGACATCAGGATCGATTTTTTGGGGGGGTTTTCCGCCCTGGTCCACAAGGGATTCACAGAGGGGGACCTGGCACTCATTCATGCCCTGCCTCTTCTCTTGTCGGAGACTGAGCGGATTTGCGCATCGGTGAATGTGGCCTCCACCAAAAGCGGGATCAACGTCGATGCTCTCCTGCTCATGGGGAGGGTACTGCGCGACACGGCGGCACTGACCGGCCAGCGGCAGGGCATCGGATGCGCCAAATTGGTGGTGTTTGCCAACGCCCCGGAGGACAACCCATTTATGGCCGGCGCCTTTCACGGGATAGGAGAACCCGGTGCGGCGCTGAATGTGGGTGTCAGCGGACCCGGCGTAGTGGCGGAACTCATACGTCGAAACCCGAAGGCGGATCTGGGGGAAATTGCCGAAATCATTAAGAGGACCGCATTCAAAATCACCCGGGTTGGAGAACTGATCGGACGGGAAGTTGCCCGGCGGCTCGCTCTCCCTTTTGGCATTGTCGACCTCTCCCTGGCGCCGACGTCCCGGGTTGGTGACTCAGTCGCCGAGATTATTGAAGCCTTGGGCGTCGAGCGGTGCGGTGGCTGGGGGACGACGCTGGCTCTGGCGCTCGTGACCGATGCGTGCAAAAAGGGAGGGGCTATGGCTTCTTCCTCAGTAGGAGGGCTGAGTGGGGCCTTTATCCCGGTGAGCGAAGACGCCGCAATGACCGAATCGGTACGAATAGGGGCTTTGTCCCTCGCAAAGCTCGAAGCCATGACCAGTGTCTGTTCGGTAGGCCTGGATATGGTCGCCGTTCCCGGAGACACCTCGGCGGAGACGCTGGCCTGTATTATCGGCGATGAAATGGCCATCGGAGTCATCAATGGGAAAACGGTCGGCGTGCGGATTATACCCGTTCCGGGAAAACATCCCGGTGATTGGGTATCCTGGGGGGGGTTGTTTGGAGAAACGGTGGTTATGGAGATCAACCCCTATTCCGGGAAGAGGTTAATCAACCGCGGCGGACGAATGCCGGCTCCGATAATCAGTCTCAGAAATTGACACTGCATGGCTAATTATATATAATTTTTTTCTACTTCCCACCCATTTCCCATTTTCCGGAAGATCGTGACGGTGGGGCGTGGCCAAGCGGTAAGGCAAGGGACTTTGGATCCCTCATTCGGAGGTTCGAATCCTCCCGCCCCAGCCAGAAATCATGGTTTCTTGGAAGTTCCGTGTGGTATAAAAAGGTAACGAATCAGGGACGTCATTTCGAGAAACGCGACTGGCCGGTCGCGTTTTGTTATTTCCGAGGGACAGGTGGTAAAGAGTTCAGAGTAGGTTAGTTTATTGACAGGGGATGGATATGACTGCGCATCGTTGGTGTTTCTGTATTCTGGCGGCTGGTCAAGGCAAACGAATGGTTTCGGCCATTCCCAAGGTTATCCTGCCTGCCTTGGGGAGGCCGTTAATCAAGTATTTACTTGACCGGAGCAGCATGCCCCGGTTCTCCCAGGTTTTGGCTGTGATTTCACCCGACCACCGGGAGAGCGTCCGACAAACAGCCGGTGCTAACGTCGGCCTGGTTGTTCAAGAGGAGCCCCGGGGGACTGCCGATGCGTTCCGGTGTGCCCTTTCACATATCTCCCCGGAGGTGGACAACGTCCTGGTGGTGTATTCGGATATGCCTCTTTTGGAGGAAGCCACCCTGGACGGCCTGATGGCCTTTACTGAAATCCACGGTTCTCCCCTGGTTCTCATGACCTCGGAAACGTCGCAACCTTCCGGATTCGGACGGGTCATGCGGGACGCCAAAAAGGAGCCAGTCCGGATCATCGAAGAACGGGATTGCACGTCAGAACAGCGGGCACTGACCGAGATCAACCTGGGCATCTATGCCTTCCACCGGAATAGTGCCGGAGCGATCCTTGACCGGATCGACCGCAGGAACGTGCAGGATGAATATTACCTTACCGACTGCCTGGTGGTTGCCCGTGCGTTAGGAGTGCATCCGGACGTATACCGGGTCCCCTGGTCGGACGAATTTAAAAATGTCAATAACCCGACTGAATATGCTCAGGTTTTAAATATTCTGCGTTACCGAAAGAACAGTGCTCTGCTGGAGCAGGGGGTAAAAATGATTGACCCCGCGAGCACCTACGTCGATTGGGAATGTTCGGTGAAACCCGATTGCTGGCTGTACCCCGGAACAGTCGTCGAAGGAAGAAGCGTCATCGGTGCTGGGAGTTTGATCGGACCCTTTACCAGGATTGTGGACAGTCAGATCGGGAGGGGATGTCGGATCGAGTTCAGTGTTGTAGAACATTCGGTCATCGATGACCATGTCCAAGTCGGACCCTATTCTCACCTACGGCCGGAAAGCCATCTTCATGACCATGTCCGGATCGGTAATTTTGTGGAAATCAAAAAGTCGGCTGTCGGCGAGAAAACCAAGGTCCTACACCTGAGCT encodes:
- the nfi gene encoding deoxyribonuclease V (cleaves DNA at apurinic or apyrimidinic sites), yielding MEKLLQYPFDVELSEAKKIQDELRSRMSWRFPFRREAVRRIAGVDVSYPEKGCACAGIVILSYPSLAVEELVVSRGKSLFPYIPGYLSFREGPVITEAFGRLKNFPQIVFFDGQGLAHPRRFGLACHLGVLYDLVAIGIAKKPLVGSYQNPRNVRGAFAWIVDRGERVGAAVRTRSGTQPVFVSPGHRIGLRQAVDWTMAVTGKYRIPEPTRLAHIQAGNIEKRFGKG
- the glmU gene encoding bifunctional UDP-N-acetylglucosamine diphosphorylase/glucosamine-1-phosphate N-acetyltransferase GlmU — its product is MTAHRWCFCILAAGQGKRMVSAIPKVILPALGRPLIKYLLDRSSMPRFSQVLAVISPDHRESVRQTAGANVGLVVQEEPRGTADAFRCALSHISPEVDNVLVVYSDMPLLEEATLDGLMAFTEIHGSPLVLMTSETSQPSGFGRVMRDAKKEPVRIIEERDCTSEQRALTEINLGIYAFHRNSAGAILDRIDRRNVQDEYYLTDCLVVARALGVHPDVYRVPWSDEFKNVNNPTEYAQVLNILRYRKNSALLEQGVKMIDPASTYVDWECSVKPDCWLYPGTVVEGRSVIGAGSLIGPFTRIVDSQIGRGCRIEFSVVEHSVIDDHVQVGPYSHLRPESHLHDHVRIGNFVEIKKSAVGEKTKVLHLSYLGDAMVGKNTNIGAGTITCNYDGVQKNRTTIGDRVFIGSNNSLVAPLCIGDGSYTAAGSTITRDIPPGALGIGRVRQKNKEGWADRVKHAGDEAK
- a CDS encoding ACT domain-containing protein; protein product: MNTGQNPLHNSFSDNDQAAGQDKVVITVVGKDRVGIIAAVTGLLADHGVNIEDITQKILGEYFTMILVGDVSNSDLSPGLLRERLIDRGREIGVDVYLQHAAVFRAMHRI
- a CDS encoding PFL family protein, translated to MLFDRSEILETLRMLEIENLDVRTVTLGMNVCDCRQDTFAGTVHRVADKIRRIAGGLSETVDEVSELYGIPVVNRRIAITPFSLLLRGDEGEKDLVAGAQTIDGLARDIRIDFLGGFSALVHKGFTEGDLALIHALPLLLSETERICASVNVASTKSGINVDALLLMGRVLRDTAALTGQRQGIGCAKLVVFANAPEDNPFMAGAFHGIGEPGAALNVGVSGPGVVAELIRRNPKADLGEIAEIIKRTAFKITRVGELIGREVARRLALPFGIVDLSLAPTSRVGDSVAEIIEALGVERCGGWGTTLALALVTDACKKGGAMASSSVGGLSGAFIPVSEDAAMTESVRIGALSLAKLEAMTSVCSVGLDMVAVPGDTSAETLACIIGDEMAIGVINGKTVGVRIIPVPGKHPGDWVSWGGLFGETVVMEINPYSGKRLINRGGRMPAPIISLRN